tctcggggaattatcataatcgttgtattgatcactaatcctgttttgtgtgcattattgtgaaattagaaataatcaaggctaatcagtaggcttatacactgctcgttaaatctgcaatgtgagtcattcttctttttatcaactgttttacaatactccaaattattttcaaagtgttataattacagggactaagtcgtggatatcttgatttattggttagtggggtattgtgcacattactatttctcccagttaggttcattgacctactagggagaaacgtcactattagagttcattgacctaatagtggtatgaccatcgtcaccattgtgacttgtcaccattgtgacagaaagccagatacaaataagatatgaaccattgtaatcgctcttatgctgtaatttataactatgagtcatttcctaaaaactgaatgaactcactcagtatttccccgctgacaaaacctttttcaaacatgtttcaggtaatctgttgtgagcaaagaaaagtgccaggaagcactaccagcttagaaaagtggctcagtgtaaataaataaaggaacatgttttaaaaataaagatttccatggaaatcacagtattgtaaattactgggttttatccctaaattatataatgggcagtttaatactaaagatcctgttttaaaaagacttccgctgtcgcctaaattaaataccgcggaatttctgttccgcggctcctgaaacgggtcaaaccgggtcgggggccgtgacaagaagggtatgaacacttacaagagtcctaatgacaAGTAGGAAGCCCTATGAACCCTTGATgatgaccagagagctccagaattgCTCTTGTGAATATTTGAGAATGCAAGTGTTCTTGGTTTACTACTTCAAGACCCTTTTATGCAGATTTTAATGTGTTGTGAGGCTGCCACAATAGTCTAGGGAGGTTGCAAGATGGTTACAAGTCCCCTTACATGCATGAAATCCCATTGGTGAGGCCCTGTAGTCGGTTACAGCTGGATACAACTCGCAAAACAGACCTGGAACTGGCAGTTAGctgttttctgtcgctgggcaggtcatgcggcccgcttaagggtgccaggcgggccgcctggcttcaTCTGATCCACAAAAAAAACCTTTTTAAAGTTTGCgttttggtccttggtcctttGTTACGAGGTTTTGGCTATCTATCTTGCTCATTAAACCCTCAAACatgatttttaaggaccttgggacatttacaaacatggtaaagtccttggttaactttgcgctcacccgaaaagtcacgaAATTCACGTTGACGCATTTAACCCTTCGTGCacggttttgatcataactttctcatacgataacgaaacttcatgaaatttttaccacatattctagtgagtatattttatcattacaaagcttcgggtttgccaaaagatcactcagaggtataaattcaacatgttgacacgtttagcccctgtagtttgtaattcctcactttcttacattttccgcttcgtatgatccatgatttatccgtttgagattataaacaccatgtagggttattgtagagcCTATCTTTCCATTGTtaacactttggacccttatatttccatagtttcactgtttgtcaactttagtccctctaaagtatgttttcacatatccaaagccTATGCCCCGTGTCagtgcattattggacgtaaatttccgaggtgttacatcctcacccccttaaaagaaatctcgacctcgagatttactggaacagatgagggtatttttctttcattgtggattctacctcccatgtgtattcgggacctctatgggcatcccatttgaccttaacaataggtatatacttccttcggagcttcttcacctgtcgatcctcaatcaacaatggtttttccacaaacttcaaactttcatcaatgtgtatatctgtatgcggtatgaccaatgattcgtcagcgaaacacttcttcagattacagatgtggaacacattatgtatactactaagctcttcaggtaagtttagcttataggcaactgatccgacgcgttcgataacctcaaaaggtcctatgtatctcgggctcagcttacctttcttaccaaatcgcatcacccccttccagggtgataccttaagcaatactttgtcacctacttcgaagtgaaaaggcttacgctttggatcagcgtagcttttctgcctatcttgggcagctttcaagcgatcgcgaatctggacaattttgtccgttgtttcaaaaaccaaatctggtcctgataactgaacttcccctacttctgcccaacagatgggtgttctgcattttctaccatataatgcctcgaaaggcgcagccttaatactagtatggtagctgttgttataggagaactctatcaatggtaggtggttatcccaactgccacctaaatcaatcacacatgctcgaagcatgtcttccaatgtttggatggtacgctcactctgtccgtctgtctgcggatggtaagccgtactaaagtttaagcgcgtgcccaaagactgttggaaactcttccaaaaatgagaggtgtatctcgtatctcggtcagagataatCGACACTGGTACACCATGTAGAGCTACGATCTTATCCACATACAATtgagctaacatgtcagagctgtaagtttccttaatgggaaggaaatgtgctgacttggttagcctatctactataacccatatagtatcgtttcccttccttgtcttgggcaatttggtgataaaatccattgtcaccatttcccacttccacgtgggaatttcaggttgttgaagcaaacctgacagcttctgatgctcagctttgacttgcgcacaagtcagacatttagctacatacgCAGCTACAgacttcttcaaaccaatccaccagtagtttgcctttagatcctggtacatcttatcagcaccaggatgaacggaatatttggagctgtgggcttcctggaggataacatctcgaagtcctccataaacaggaacccatattcgcccattcagtcttagcattccatccttgtcataggataactgctcctcagttactcctagcttttcttcaggatagttagcttccaacacagcttccttctgtgcagctaacaccctttcgttcaaactattccttatttctatgcgcttggcattgattcttattggcttcactctttcttttctgcttaaggcgtcagcaactacattcgccttgcctggatggtatcttatctcacagtcgtaatcatttaaagtttccatccatcgtctttgtcgcatgttcaattccttctgattgaacaaatgttgaaggctcttgtgatccgaatagattacacacttggttccatacaagtagtgtctccaaagtttcaatgcaaatacaacgacacccagttccaagtcgtgggtggtgtagtttttctcgtgcacctttagttgtcgtgaagcgtaggcaatgaccttgcctctttgcatgagtacacaacccatgccagtgtgtgacgcgtcgcaatacaccacgaattcttctataccatcggGTAATGTTAAaactggtgcattgctcaacttcttcttcagaacgtcaaaggattcctgctgcttagggccccaatcaaacttgatcttcttacgtgtcaacgaagttaggggcgcagcaatcattgaaaaattttcgatgaatcgcctatagtatcctgctaatcctagaaaactgcgaatctcggtaggtgtccttggctcttgccaattcataactgcttctaccttagcgggatctacttggataccacgctcacttaccacatgtccaaggaattggacctctcgaagccaaaattcgcactttgaaaatttggcatagagcttctcatgatgtagaagtttgagaatacaacgaaggtgtttctcgtggtcagcttggttcttagagtagataaggatgtcgtcaataaagacgatgacgaatttatccaaataaggcttgcagacgcgattcatgagatccatgaatgcggctggtgcgttagtgagcccaaaaggcatcactaggaactcgtaatgtccataacgagtcctaaacgctgtcttgtgtacatcttcatccttgaccctcaactggtgatagcctgacctcaagtcgatctttgaaaagtagcttgccccttgtaattgatcgaacaggtcgtcaatcctaggcaaaggatacctattcttgatggtgactttattaagctcgcggtaatcgatgcacagacgcatcgatccgtccttcttcttgacaaacaaaatcggcgctccccaaggagacgagctagttCTAATAAAACCTTCAGCTAacagatcatctaactgcgtccttaactccttcatctccgttggtgccaacctatatggtgctctcgctactggcgccgcacccggaatgatgtcaattcgaaactccacttgcctatccggcggtaagccaggtagttcgtccgggaaaacttcagggtaatccgaaatgacagggatatcctcaacctttggctttggctcatcaacagtaacttgtgccatgtaaatgacacaacctttctgcagacatctggattccttgagcatggacacttgctcaggcaatccatgctgggtatctccttggatagtgagtgactcaccggacggagttttaactactacttgctttctgttgcacacaatctgggcttggttatgtgacaaacaatccatacctatcactacgtcaaaaccagctagcttaaagggaagtaaggataatggaaaagagtgattcctaatggatataacacatccatctaaaacagttgaggcggtttctatggttccatcagctaattccacctcatacttcacacttaaggcctttacaggcaattttaacaattcacagaacttattatctacaaaagacttatctgctccagaatcaaacaagactctagcaaaaacatcgtttacaagaaaagtacctgtaataacgttgtcatcttgaactgcttccttagcgtccatcttgaagactcttgcattggtcttcttcccatcatcggctttcttagcgttctttgggcaattagacTTTATGTGCCCTTTCTTGTTGCAACCGTAACATGTTGCATCCTTCAGACCCTTACACTTCAAAGTCGTATGATCAGTTgatttgcagattccacaagGTCTCGTGTGGGACTGCGATTTCGACTCTAagcgacatttcccaaaatgatTCTTCTTGCAGGTTTTGCATTTGGGCTTATCCCCCGATTGTTGCCCATCTCTcttaaatcccgaccctttcctatggtcgttatTCCCTCGGTGTCTCTTctctgatcttcgtgaggtatcgtcctcatgCTTCCTCTTATTCTCTTCCGAGTTCCTAAGTGCTCTCAACCTGACCACGTCttgggtgagagagagagatagatcagctactgatctgaacgttgtaggcctcgatgccttaacacttgccttaatctcaggggccaaacccctaatgaaacgggcaatccttctcggctctggggttaccaagtatggaaccaatcgagatagagtattgaaagtggtgaggtatgcctggcagtctagaTTTTTCATCACCAAAGATACGAAGTCTGACTCGATCCTTTCAACTTCATGTTGTGGGCAAAAATTCTCTTTAATAAGGGCTacgaactgatcccatgacatactgtaaagTGTGGCCTTTCCGGCAGCTTGTAAGAGAGATTTCCACCACGCTAGTGCGTCccctttgaacgattgggatacgtacttcactacatcccgatcagcacacccgctgatatctaccactgtatccatttcgtccaaccaggtcatgcagtcaaccgctcccttctccccagtaaagtccCGGGGTTTACATGAGACGAAGTATTTGTATGTACATGACTTACCATGCGGTTCTGACTTATGCTCAACTTCCCTTGAGGGAACACTGTTTTGGTTGGATGAATGTCGCTCATCATCCTTCTTGAGCTCATCTTTCTTAGATGCATCCTTCTTAGAGAGTGGTTTGGTATGAGCCTCCGAATGACCCTTGGTCTTGGAATGTGGCGCGGACCGGGCCCTACTTCGGGTCCTACTTGGTTCACTATATTGCCTTTCAATGGCTTTGGCAACAACATTTTCTACTAATGCttgtagctccgcaccagttatatGTATTCTAGTGTTATCTGGGCCTTCCTCTGGGTGACTGTTTACTTCTTCGGACTTAGCCATGTGGCTTTAGgtgctacataaaagtaaggacaaggtctatttagaagcctaaacagtattatcgttcttgacgatttattaaccatggtaaataaGAGCCAGATTAGTTAATTAGTTTCATTCAGGACTTTTTATTAGCTACTTTACCCTAGAATGAattatatattggcacaataggcctagtcacttggacaaatTTCTAAATTTGAATCTAGATTCTATAGGATTAAAATTTGAATAGTTAAAACAAATCAATCCTTTTTCTTGGCAGGGGGTCTAGAAATCacggctgcctttttgttttatatgacattaatTATAACCCGTAGGCATTATGTCACAATCAAATATATCTATATAGAATATGGATTTTGGATcatttattaaaagggtgacatgtgtgatttttaCGGATCACACTagccaagaacgttaacatgtttacagatgttaacagagatttgaatctttttaacaggttctaccatattggccaggtctttaatatgacattcgagctaggttttacctttttaagattcttattattaaaatggtaattaaataataattgctatttttcatttattcgtatattatatttatgcatataatttaaaaatgcaaaacttaaattaaccatttcaaataaaattaactaacaagagtttgccctaaacgggacttttacacaaataacatacccacgcaggggctaaactaataaacaaacccacgcaggggtcaaacagaaacaaacaaacccacgcaggggtagaacagaaAGGAAAAaatatgcccacgcaggggcagagtacagAAATAAATGTCCTCGTAGGGACATGATTAAATAACTAGCAAACAAAGGATTTAGTAGTCCTTCTTGCTTTTTTCCCTTGATTAAAtccaccatcttcttaaacatcccACGATTATGCCGACGCTCTTCCCGTAACTCATGCCGCATCTCACGTCGCACATCATTTATCCCttgaaggatttcttgaacttgtgGCGGCGACATCATCGGTGCCGGCGGTGGTAGCGGATATTGCGAtggttgaggaggctgcggctgctgataTCCATATGATGGGTATCCATAGgtcgattgtcccgtagcccagggacctccaaaagtaccTTCCGGATGTAGAGAGTTGTAGTTCGCAACTACCCAGTAGGGATCCTCTGTAAAGTTATAACCTGGGGGAAACGTCTGCTCGAAGGGATTATATGCTGCCGCGCTAGtataagcagggattgggttcccgaaatcctgtggtggtggtggcgcgatTGGCGCTGACGTTACTTCTGAGACGGGATGTGAAGACTCTCCCATCTCTGGTTCTTCGTGAAGTGGCGAGTAccggctgctacctgaatgtggaGGGGTGTCGATGCGTATTCCCCCTCGTGTGGACACCCGTGCGTTCGTTCGTCTTCGCCTtggaggcggaggaggcaaaatcggaggtggtggcggcggtggagtGACTACATCACGCCGGAAATCCTCAGAAGGATTTTGCTgctgctgtggctgctgctgctgctgggggtGCAAGGGAGAGCTGTGTTGCGGCTGGTGCAggggagagttatggtaactaggggtaaaTACCCAGTCATGCTGCCTGAATCTCACCTCAAATCTGTGGGGACCATTGTATGGTGATCCCACAAATGgtgacccatcagaaatctcgataGGGTGGTTCGGAGTTCCAGATGGTGGCATTGAGGGATCGGTATCTTCATCGACCTCCATTGCATTGTCGCCAGGGAAATGGTCTtctggtccaagtgggttaaaacccatagGTACATCAAGGTAGTCAGCAGGGTTGAACAGGCCTTGGAAAACAGGTGATGGTTGGTCAAAGGGTGATTGGTGTCCTTGGAGAGGAATATAGGACTGGTgagagttgtggggctcattttcggATTGAGGCCCAAAGGAGTGTGGGATAGAAGGCGAGGTACTCAGTGAAACCGAGTGCCTTGCGGGTTCAGTAAAAGACCTCCACAGATTTTGAGCATCTGTGTTATGGGAGCCTGAAGGTGTTCGCCTGTGCGAAGGTCCGGCTTCATGGTCGTTTGGGGCTGCATATGCTCcttgtccccttcctcttcctctcatacgtggcggcattttggtgaacctgtcaaaaatcaaacaagtgacacaacaaaatatatataagacaaagttagaaaataagacaaattttggatatttcctaaagtctttgtctagactcaagaatcgaggaatgtgcaattgtgtaactgagattaaacacaaaaggctagtgtttaattcactcagagttggctctgataccaacctgtcacacccctaatttccacgtgtcaccggtgggcccggtgggtagtatagtgacgtagttggcatcatcatagacaaacaacacaatatataaatgcacagcggaagcaaagatagattcatttcaactttaatagagTGTAATATTAATtatcactaatagttgaaacggatccacaggcggatcaaaataaaaataagatattgttcaacagatttattgtcatccaagcttgcgagacttattgtggacgctctagaagatagccagcctatttcgtgtagtacctgcacttaaccttttgggaaaatacgtcagtttacactggtaaatacaatttaactgactcattttaaaaaggttgaaaattgatttaaatgcacatagcataaaaatatttttataacttggaataattatgcaatataatcttgtaagggatttacatgttacttatgcgttcagtagcccgatccgtagaccgggttaaagattaatagacacaccacaatatagagttatacactgacgggtgtacgcctacaccccgtgctcaggtcgtggccatctcgtaagatgatgccaaggatatccgggacatggtcattaaccccccaaaggctttaagcaataaaacacattcaaaacaaggcatctcaataaatttaacctctattcgattaaagaattcgatgccggaccaagcggtattttatataccgtatcccaagcccgtatagggaaataagttaaagtatttaccttggtaagtataaatcacaactagcaagtgaaggtagcttttactggttcttctattctggaacaaaggtttataataacctattagattcctaacggatctttatttaagcctaagcttagaccggttagttttaaggacgatacggttcaaacgcacgattaagcaaAGACCGggtagaacgtgatttagacccgacaagtttgaatacttgtataatatgggtatgctaaatacattctggattttgagacaaaaatgataatgtttgacccgtttcggtcaatttatgcaaactagttacataaaccgaaccgaacgctaaaagtgCGTTACGGGTctccataagagtcatatgcaagttccctgagataatatgctctaaatatgtcataatatcagtaagttatgttctattatgccccgaatgaatttaaactcaacttatgccttataagggcattttagtcatttaaaagattataaaagagttaatttgtaatctgagttgtaggtctgattcatacagtaaaaatacttaatttaacctattataatagtagggtatgacccatatatgaaatttatcatttaaaatcaaactatgcaccttaggggtattttggtaatttcacaagggctaaaagtgtcaaaactggaaacctgagttcaaaaacttatacttactgttattttataaaaatatactaagaatatcagtaggtatcaaccttatatgtttaatatggttatagcgcatactaggcgttaaaaacgcttaaataggcgatttagagccgtttacggattttcaaaagaaagctgatatttttatatttccagaatgctcaaaataatttatttaacaaatgaaatcagtggaaaaaggtttggggtcaaaaagatttataaaactcattttatggcttaaaagggtaaattcggtatttaccgaattaaacttagagacctatgatacgatcagcca
This is a stretch of genomic DNA from Helianthus annuus cultivar XRQ/B chromosome 16, HanXRQr2.0-SUNRISE, whole genome shotgun sequence. It encodes these proteins:
- the LOC118488248 gene encoding extensin-like, which codes for MRGRGRGQGAYAAPNDHEAGPSHRRTPSGSHNTDAQNLWRSFTEPARHSVSLSTSPSIPHSFGPQSENEPHNSHQSYIPLQGHQSPFDQPSPVFQGLFNPADYLDVPMGFNPLGPEDHFPGDNAMEVDEDTDPSMPPSGTPNHPIEISDGSPFVGSPYNGPHRFEVRFRQHDWVFTPSYHNSPLHQPQHSSPLHPQQQQQPQQQQNPSEDFRRDVVTPPPPPPPILPPPPPRRRRTNARVSTRGGIRIDTPPHSGSSRYSPLHEEPEMGESSHPVSEVTSAPIAPPPPQDFGNPIPAYTSAAAYNPFEQTFPPGYNFTEDPYWVVANYNSLHPEGTFGGPWATGQSTYGYPSYGYQQPQPPQPSQYPLPPPAPMMSPPQVQEILQGINDVRREMRHELREERRHNRGMFKKMVDLIKGKKQEGLLNPLI